Proteins found in one Triticum urartu cultivar G1812 chromosome 4, Tu2.1, whole genome shotgun sequence genomic segment:
- the LOC125554311 gene encoding glutamate decarboxylase 1, with product MVLSRAVSDTDVSVHSTFASRYVRSSLPRYHMPEKSIPKEAAYQIINDELMLDGNPRLNLASFVTTWMEPECDKLIMASMNKNYVDMDEYPVTTEFQNRCVNMIAHLFHAPLGESETAVGVGTVGSSEAIMLAGLAFKRKWQNKRRAEGKPFDKPNIVTGANVQVCWEKFARYFEVELKEVKLREGYYVMDPEQAVEMVDENTICVAAILGSTLNGEFEDVKRINDLLEEKNKETGWETAIHVDAASGGFIAPFLYPELEWDFRLPWVKSINVSGHKYGLVYPGIGWCVWRTKDDLPDDLVFHINYLGTDQPTFTLNFSKGSSQVIAQYYQFIRQGFEGYRNIMENCQENAMVVKEGLERTGRFNIVSKDQGVPLVAFSLKDHTRHDEFEVSDMLRRFGWIVPAYTMPADAQHVTVLRVVIREEFSRTLAERLVLHIDTVMNQLDALPSNSVCQ from the exons ATGGTGCTCTCCCGGGCCGTCTCGGACACCGACGTGTCGGTGCACTCCACGTTCGCCTCGCGCTATGTCCGGTCGTCTCTCCCGAG GTACCACATGCCGGAGAAGTCGATCCCCAAGGAGGCGGCGTACCAGATCATCAACGATGAGCTGATGCTGGACGGCAACCCGCGGCTGAACCTGGCGTCGTTCGTCACGACGTGGATGGAGCCCGAGTGCGACAAGCTCATCATGGCCTCCATGAACAAGAACTACGTGGACATGGACGAGTACCCCGTCACCACCGAGTTCCAG AACCGGTGCGTGAACATGATCGCGCATCTCTTCCACGCGCCACTGGGTGAGTCGGAGACGGCCGTGGGCGTGGGCACGGTGGGTTCATCGGAGGCCATCATGCTGGCGGGGCTGGCCTTCAAGAGGAAGTGGCAGAACAAGCGCAGGGCCGAGGGCAAGCCATTCGACAAGCCCAACATCGTCACAGGCGCCAACGTCCAA GTCTGCTGGGAGAAGTTCGCCAGGTACTTCGAGGTGGAGCTCAAGGAGGTGAAGCTGCGGGAGGGGTACTACGTGATGGACCCGGAGCAGGCGGTGGAGATGGTCGACGAGAACACCATCTGCGTCGCGGCGATCCTAGGCTCGACGCTCAACGGCGAGTTCGAGGACGTGAAGCGCATCAACGACCTGCTCGAAGAGAAGAACAAGGAGACAGGGTGGGAGACGGCGATCCACGTGGACGCGGCGAGCGGCGGCTTCATCGCGCCGTTCCTGTACCCGGAGCTGGAGTGGGACTTCCGGCTGCCGTGGGTGAAGAGCATCAACGTCAGCGGCCACAAGTACGGCCTCGTCTACCCCGGCATCGGCTGGTGCGTCTGGCGCACCAAGGACGACCTGCCGGACGACCTCGTCTTCCACATCAACTACCTCGGCACCGACCAGCCCACCTTCACGCTCAACTTCTCCAAGGGCTCCAGCCAGGTCATCGCGCAGTACTACCAGTTCATCCGCCAAGGCTTCGAG GGGTACAGGAACATCATGGAGAACTGCCAGGAGAACGCCATGGTGGTCAAGGAGGGCCTGGAGAGGACGGGCCGCTTCAACATCGTGTCCAAGGACCAAGGCGTGCCGCTCGTGGCCTTCTCCCTCAAGGACCACACCCGCCACGACGAGTTCGAGGTCTCCGACATGCTGCGCCGCTTCGGCTGGATCGTGCCGGCGTACACCATGCCCGCCGACGCGCAGCACGTCACGGTGCTCCGCGTCGTCATccgggaggagttcagtcgcacCCTCGCCGAGCGCCTCGTCCTCCACATCGACACCGTCATGAACCAGCTCGACGCGCTCCCGTCCAACAGCGTCTGCCAGTAA